In one Magallana gigas chromosome 9, xbMagGiga1.1, whole genome shotgun sequence genomic region, the following are encoded:
- the LOC105337064 gene encoding ras-related protein Rab-39B, which produces MVEPIFDFQFRLILIGDSTVGKSSLLKYFTEGKFTDECDPTVGVDFYARLIEVKQGVRVKLQLWDTAGQERFRSITRSYYRNSVGALIVFDITNRRSFENLAGWLHESRAHIEPQKVVYVVVGHKADRDGERQVTTREGRMFAEMNGLKYVETSAKTGQNVEEAFLMVAREVHALLEQGKIRVEEGWDGVKTGFTRPAQPFHVIEGEKESGGCC; this is translated from the exons ATGGTGGAACCTATCTTTGATTTCCAATTTAGACTAATTCTTATCGGGGACAGCACTGTTGGAAAGTCatctttattgaaatatttcacaGAGGGAAAGTTTACAGATGAATGTGACCCGACAGTGGGTGTTGATTTCTATGCCCGTCTCATCGAAGTGAAACAAGGTGTCAGAGTGAAGCTACAGTTATGGGACACAGCAGGACAAGAACGATTTCG ATCTATAACCAGATCGTACTACAGAAATTCAGTAGGAGCACTTATTGTGTTCGACATCACAAATCGTAGAAGCTTCGAAAACTTAGCGGGCTGGCTTCATGAATCTAGGGCCCACATAGAACCCCAAAAAGTTGTGTATGTCGTCGTAGGTCACAAGGCAGACAGGGACGGCGAAAGGCAAGTTACCACCCGAGAGGGGAGAATGTTCGCGGAAATGAATGGACTAAAATATGTGGAGACTTCGGCAAAAACAGGGCAAAATGTGGAGGAGGCCTTTCTCATGGTGGCCAGAGAAGTCCACGCATTGCTGGAGCAAGGAAAGATCCGCGTGGAAGAAGGATGGGATGGAGTGAAAACTGGATTCACCCGTCCGGCTCAACCATTCCATGTGATAGAGGGGGAGAAAGAAAGTGGGGGGTGTTGCTGA